In one window of Streptomyces griseus subsp. griseus DNA:
- a CDS encoding sensor histidine kinase produces MRWALVKVCLAVTAMVVIAFAVPLGLVIREMASDRAFSDAERQAAMIAPALSITTDREELTRAVLSTEPGDRGRLAVHVPAGEKAADGTRGQALDIGTRRASPKDVETVRKAGRASITEATGGFALLQPTALSTGDIAVVEVFVPEGEVSNGVATAWLILAGVGVALIVGSVAVADRLGVRMVQPAQRLAGAAQDLGEGRLGTRVPEEGPTELRSAAVAFNSMADQVVQLLANERELAADLSHRLRTPLTVLRLNAASLGEGPAADQTRAAVEQLEHEVDTIIRTAREQRPQTQGVQTRAGAGCDASAVIRERMDFWSALAEDEGREVRLAGVDRTVRIPVARPELAAALDALLGNVFRHTPEGTAFAVDVHHSGDAVIVLVSDAGPGIADPEAALARGTSKPGTVGSTGLGLDIVRRVAESTGGDLRIGRSVLGGTEVRIWIGLHGSSPERGQRGHGRRVTRRFGRQRRREPRTAAGPGAQPGAHH; encoded by the coding sequence ATGAGATGGGCCCTGGTCAAGGTGTGTCTGGCGGTCACCGCGATGGTCGTCATCGCCTTCGCCGTACCCCTCGGGCTCGTCATCCGGGAGATGGCCAGCGACCGGGCCTTCTCCGATGCCGAGCGCCAGGCCGCGATGATCGCCCCGGCGCTCTCCATCACCACCGACCGCGAGGAGCTGACCCGGGCCGTCCTCTCCACCGAACCGGGTGACCGGGGGCGGCTCGCCGTCCATGTGCCGGCCGGCGAGAAGGCGGCGGACGGAACCCGGGGCCAGGCGTTGGACATCGGCACCCGGCGGGCGAGCCCCAAGGACGTGGAGACCGTACGCAAGGCGGGGCGCGCCTCCATCACCGAGGCCACCGGCGGCTTCGCCCTGCTCCAGCCCACCGCCTTGTCCACCGGGGACATCGCCGTGGTCGAGGTCTTCGTCCCCGAGGGGGAGGTCTCCAACGGGGTGGCCACCGCCTGGCTGATCCTGGCGGGCGTCGGCGTCGCCCTGATCGTCGGCTCGGTGGCGGTCGCGGACCGGCTCGGCGTACGGATGGTCCAGCCCGCCCAGCGCCTCGCGGGCGCCGCCCAGGACCTGGGGGAGGGGCGGCTGGGCACCCGGGTCCCCGAGGAGGGCCCCACCGAACTCCGTTCCGCCGCCGTCGCGTTCAACTCCATGGCCGACCAGGTCGTCCAGCTCCTGGCCAATGAGCGCGAGCTGGCCGCCGACCTCTCGCACCGGCTGCGCACCCCGCTCACCGTCCTCCGGCTGAACGCCGCATCGCTCGGCGAGGGCCCGGCGGCCGACCAGACCCGGGCGGCGGTGGAGCAGCTGGAGCACGAGGTCGACACGATCATCCGCACCGCCCGCGAACAGCGCCCCCAGACCCAGGGCGTGCAGACCCGCGCCGGGGCCGGGTGCGACGCCTCCGCGGTGATCCGGGAGCGCATGGACTTCTGGTCGGCGCTGGCGGAGGACGAGGGGCGCGAGGTGCGGCTCGCGGGAGTGGACCGTACGGTACGCATCCCCGTCGCCCGCCCCGAACTGGCCGCCGCCCTCGACGCGTTGCTCGGCAACGTCTTCCGCCACACCCCCGAGGGCACCGCCTTCGCCGTCGACGTCCACCACAGCGGTGACGCGGTCATCGTCCTCGTCTCGGACGCGGGCCCCGGCATCGCCGACCCGGAGGCGGCCCTGGCCCGAGGTACCAGCAAGCCGGGCACGGTCGGCTCCACCGGACTCGGCCTGGACATCGTGCGCCGGGTCGCCGAGTCCACCGGCGGCGATCTGCGCATCGGGCGGTCCGTGCTCGGCGGCACGGAGGTGCGGATCTGGATCGGGCTGCACGGCAGCAGCCCGGAGCGCGGACAGCGCGGCCACGGCCGCCGGGTGACCCGCCGGTTCGGCCGTCAGCGCCGCCGGGAACCACGGACCGCGGCCGGTCCGGGAGCCCAGCCCGGGGCCCATCATTAA
- a CDS encoding response regulator transcription factor yields MASVLVVEDDQFVRSALIRHLSEASHTVRSVGTALEALREVAHFRFDVVILDLGLPDLDGSEALKMLRSITDVPVIIATARDDESEIVRLLNDGADDYLTKPFSVEHLSARMAAVLRRSRAAGDQAPPPRVIRVGGLAIDPLRRRAELDGTELDLTRREFDLLTFLAGRPGVVVARKELLAEVWQQSYGDDQTIDVHLSWLRRKLGETAARPRYLHTLRGVGVKLQPPAGTPAVEPPA; encoded by the coding sequence ATGGCAAGTGTGCTCGTGGTCGAGGACGACCAGTTCGTACGTTCCGCCCTCATCCGGCACCTCAGTGAGGCCTCCCACACGGTACGGAGTGTGGGCACCGCGCTCGAAGCGCTGCGCGAGGTCGCCCACTTCCGCTTCGACGTGGTCATCCTCGATCTCGGACTGCCCGACCTCGACGGCAGCGAGGCGCTGAAGATGCTGCGGTCCATCACCGACGTACCCGTCATCATCGCCACCGCCCGGGACGACGAGAGCGAGATCGTCCGGCTGCTCAACGACGGCGCCGACGACTACCTGACCAAACCTTTCTCCGTGGAGCACCTCTCCGCCCGCATGGCCGCCGTGCTGCGGCGTTCCCGTGCGGCCGGGGACCAGGCGCCGCCGCCCCGGGTCATCCGCGTCGGCGGGCTCGCCATCGACCCGCTGCGCCGCCGCGCCGAACTCGACGGCACCGAACTCGACCTCACCCGGCGCGAGTTCGACCTGCTGACCTTCCTGGCCGGGCGGCCCGGGGTGGTGGTCGCCCGCAAGGAGCTGCTGGCCGAGGTCTGGCAGCAGTCGTACGGCGACGACCAGACCATCGACGTCCACCTCTCCTGGCTCCGCCGCAAGCTCGGTGAGACCGCCGCCCGGCCGCGCTATCTGCACACCCTGCGCGGCGTCGGCGTGAAGCTCCAGCCGCCCGCCGGGACCCCGGCCGTGGAGCCACCCGCATGA
- a CDS encoding spermidine synthase, whose amino-acid sequence MARRGAPTGGRKDRRGADRSEREPFSGPVDSGRAELIPDRERPDGWTLLLDGAPQSHVDLGDPAHLSFAYQRRLGHIIDLAAPPLRPLHVLHLGGGALTLARYVAATRPRSTQQVVEVDAALVQLVRERLPLDPQARVRVRALDAREGLGKLPDGWADLVIADVFSGARTPAHLTSAEFLTDVRRVLKPSGQYAANLADGPPLAHLRGQVATAATVFPELALAADPVVWRGRRFGNAVLLASALPLAVAEFTRRVAGDPHPGRVEHGRALTDFTGGAAVVTDAAAKPSPAPPPSVFDT is encoded by the coding sequence GTGGCACGACGAGGAGCGCCGACCGGGGGCAGGAAGGACCGCCGGGGCGCGGACCGGAGCGAGCGCGAGCCCTTCTCCGGGCCGGTCGACAGCGGTCGCGCCGAGCTCATACCCGACCGGGAGCGCCCGGACGGCTGGACGCTGCTGCTGGACGGCGCCCCGCAGTCCCATGTGGACCTCGGCGACCCCGCCCACCTCTCCTTCGCCTACCAGCGCCGGCTCGGCCACATCATCGACCTGGCCGCGCCCCCGCTCCGGCCCCTGCACGTCCTGCACCTCGGCGGCGGCGCCCTCACCCTCGCCCGGTACGTCGCGGCGACCCGTCCCCGCTCCACCCAGCAGGTCGTGGAGGTCGACGCGGCGCTCGTCCAGCTCGTCCGCGAGCGGCTCCCGCTGGACCCGCAGGCCCGGGTGCGGGTCCGGGCGCTGGACGCCCGGGAAGGGCTCGGCAAGCTCCCGGACGGCTGGGCGGACCTGGTCATCGCGGACGTCTTCAGCGGCGCCCGCACCCCCGCCCACCTGACCTCCGCCGAATTCCTCACCGACGTACGCCGGGTGCTGAAGCCGTCGGGCCAGTACGCCGCGAACCTCGCCGACGGGCCCCCGCTCGCCCATCTGCGCGGCCAGGTGGCCACCGCCGCCACCGTCTTCCCCGAACTGGCCCTCGCCGCCGACCCCGTGGTCTGGCGCGGCCGCCGCTTCGGCAACGCGGTCCTGCTCGCCTCCGCCCTGCCGCTCGCGGTGGCCGAGTTCACCCGCCGGGTGGCCGGCGACCCGCACCCCGGCCGGGTCGAACACGGGCGGGCGCTCACGGACTTCACGGGCGGCGCGGCGGTCGTCACGGACGCGGCGGCCAAGCCGTCACCGGCGCCGCCGCCGTCCGTCTTCGACACGTAG
- a CDS encoding tetratricopeptide repeat protein — translation MVSTGAVPNLVFRQLRGQRSAGEFAAAVRRAAREIGEQVACDARYIGRVESGEIRCPNYAYERVFLHMFPGASLADLGFSARESVRGRGARVVCEPAPPPAPDESHHTDEESDVLRRVFMMGGTVTVAAASLGLGGAPASAARISLPAQRRVGESEVDAVEQAVRRIRVLDDRHGGDGLYRQAARPLRAAYELLDAGTTTRRATADRLHAGAGELAISVGWLAHDSGRFDDARSHYAEALATARLAGDAGLEAHAFCNTSFLARDAGRPREAVRAAEAGQRAARTLGSPRLLALLALREAGGRAGLGDRTGCDRAIGRARAAFERGAAGGDPEWMSFFREAELELLEAQCWSALGDWSRAARHGRRAVTLQDAHFTRNLALYRAQLTGDLARAGRVEEAAATGHQVLDLLDRVQSSRIRGMVAGAARVLEAGRGGVGATSFLTRHRESLSA, via the coding sequence ATGGTGTCGACAGGGGCAGTTCCCAACCTCGTCTTCCGCCAGCTGCGCGGACAGCGCTCCGCAGGGGAGTTCGCGGCCGCCGTCCGCCGGGCGGCGCGGGAGATCGGTGAACAGGTCGCGTGCGACGCCCGGTACATCGGACGCGTGGAGTCCGGGGAGATCCGCTGTCCCAACTACGCGTACGAACGGGTCTTCCTGCACATGTTCCCCGGCGCCTCCCTGGCCGACCTGGGGTTCTCGGCCCGCGAGAGCGTACGGGGGCGGGGGGCGCGGGTCGTCTGTGAGCCGGCCCCGCCGCCCGCACCCGACGAGTCCCACCACACCGACGAGGAGAGCGACGTGCTGCGTCGCGTGTTCATGATGGGCGGCACGGTCACCGTGGCCGCCGCTTCCCTGGGTCTGGGCGGGGCGCCCGCCTCCGCCGCCCGGATCTCCCTGCCCGCACAGCGCCGGGTCGGTGAGAGCGAGGTGGACGCCGTGGAGCAGGCGGTACGGCGGATCCGGGTGCTGGACGACCGGCACGGCGGGGACGGGCTCTACCGGCAGGCGGCGCGGCCGTTGAGGGCGGCGTACGAGCTGCTGGACGCGGGGACCACGACGCGGCGGGCCACCGCGGACCGGCTGCACGCGGGCGCGGGTGAGCTGGCCATCTCGGTGGGGTGGCTGGCCCATGACTCGGGTCGCTTCGACGACGCGCGCTCGCACTACGCGGAGGCGCTGGCGACGGCGCGGCTGGCGGGGGACGCGGGGCTTGAGGCGCACGCGTTCTGCAACACGTCGTTCCTGGCGCGGGACGCGGGGCGGCCGCGCGAGGCGGTACGGGCTGCCGAGGCCGGGCAGCGGGCGGCCCGCACGCTGGGCTCGCCCCGGCTGCTGGCGCTGCTCGCGCTGCGGGAGGCGGGGGGCCGGGCGGGGCTCGGGGACCGTACGGGGTGCGACCGGGCGATCGGGCGGGCGCGGGCGGCGTTCGAGCGGGGGGCGGCGGGGGGTGACCCGGAGTGGATGAGCTTCTTCCGGGAGGCGGAGCTGGAGCTGCTGGAGGCGCAGTGCTGGTCGGCGCTGGGCGACTGGTCGCGGGCGGCGCGGCACGGGCGGCGGGCGGTGACGTTGCAGGACGCGCACTTCACCCGGAACCTCGCGCTGTACCGGGCGCAGCTGACGGGGGATCTGGCGCGCGCGGGCCGGGTGGAGGAGGCGGCGGCGACGGGCCACCAGGTGCTGGACCTGCTGGACCGGGTCCAGTCCTCACGGATCCGGGGGATGGTGGCGGGGGCGGCACGGGTGCTGGAGGCGGGGCGGGGTGGGGTGGGGGCGACGTCTTTCTTGACCCGCCACCGGGAGTCCCTCTCGGCCTGA
- a CDS encoding histidine phosphatase family protein: MAPRILLARHGQTQWSVQGNHTGRTDIPLLDTGREGAKLLGERLHRAPWRGLPGVEIRTSPLVRAAETCEIAGFGERAEPWDALMEWDYGAYEGLTPTQIKADRPDWLIWRDGVPEGESLAEVTARADEVVGWARSADRDVLVFAHGHILRALAARWLGEDLSFGARIRLEPTSLSVLGWAYGEPAIERWNDTGHLETA, encoded by the coding sequence ATGGCACCGCGCATCCTCCTCGCCCGGCATGGCCAGACCCAGTGGTCGGTCCAGGGCAATCACACCGGCAGGACGGACATCCCGCTCCTGGACACCGGCCGCGAGGGCGCGAAGCTGCTCGGCGAACGGCTCCACCGGGCGCCGTGGCGCGGGCTGCCCGGCGTCGAGATCCGCACCAGCCCGCTGGTCCGGGCCGCCGAGACCTGCGAGATCGCCGGGTTCGGGGAGCGGGCGGAGCCGTGGGACGCGCTGATGGAGTGGGACTACGGGGCGTACGAGGGGCTGACGCCGACGCAGATCAAGGCGGACCGGCCGGACTGGCTGATCTGGCGCGACGGGGTCCCGGAGGGGGAGAGCCTCGCGGAGGTCACCGCCCGCGCCGACGAGGTCGTCGGCTGGGCGCGCTCGGCCGACCGCGACGTGCTGGTCTTCGCCCACGGCCATATCCTGCGCGCCCTCGCCGCGCGCTGGCTGGGCGAGGACCTGTCCTTCGGCGCCCGCATCCGCCTGGAACCTACGTCACTGTCGGTGCTGGGCTGGGCGTACGGCGAGCCGGCCATAGAGCGCTGGAACGACACGGGCCACCTGGAGACCGCGTAA
- a CDS encoding phosphatase PAP2 family protein: MPHATALPATGHRPRWWTELPLIAVVYGLYSMGRLLVRGDVSTAVDNGLAILRFEQAFHLNAEHPLNRLFTSTPSLGIPADFAYASLHYLVTPAVLVWMFRRRSAAYRAARVWLMNSTLLGLVGFTLMPTCPPRLLDASHGFVDTMAQYSAYGWWGAGASAPRGLSGMTNQYAAMPSLHVGWSLWCGILLWRHARHPLLRAAGVAYPLLTTIVVMGTANHYFLDAVAGAAVMGLGALLTRPGMRLADRVKGRLGAAFTTVRTASEPVKSPIVSAGCKTSAGERIPGQRTSSADSPDAAADGAADPVGAVQRAGTSAIPGPAGVPSRGSASGGAAGDDAPAAAR, from the coding sequence ATGCCGCACGCCACCGCCCTGCCCGCGACCGGTCATCGACCCCGCTGGTGGACGGAGCTCCCACTGATCGCGGTGGTGTACGGGCTGTACTCGATGGGCCGCCTCCTGGTGCGCGGCGACGTCTCGACGGCGGTCGACAACGGCCTGGCGATCCTCCGGTTCGAGCAGGCGTTCCATCTCAACGCCGAGCACCCGCTGAACCGTCTCTTCACCAGCACCCCTTCCCTGGGGATACCCGCCGACTTCGCCTACGCCTCCCTGCACTACCTCGTCACCCCGGCGGTCCTGGTCTGGATGTTCCGGCGCAGGTCGGCGGCGTACCGGGCGGCCCGGGTCTGGCTGATGAACTCGACCCTGCTCGGTCTCGTCGGCTTCACGCTGATGCCGACCTGCCCGCCCCGGCTGCTGGACGCGAGCCACGGCTTCGTCGACACGATGGCGCAGTACAGCGCGTACGGCTGGTGGGGCGCCGGCGCGAGCGCCCCGCGCGGGCTGAGCGGGATGACCAACCAGTACGCGGCCATGCCGAGCCTGCACGTCGGCTGGTCCCTGTGGTGCGGCATCCTCCTGTGGCGTCACGCCCGCCACCCCCTGCTCCGGGCCGCCGGTGTCGCCTACCCCCTGCTCACCACCATCGTCGTCATGGGCACCGCGAACCACTATTTCCTGGACGCGGTCGCGGGCGCGGCCGTGATGGGGCTCGGAGCCCTGCTGACCAGGCCTGGGATGCGGCTGGCCGACCGGGTGAAGGGGCGTCTGGGGGCCGCCTTCACCACCGTGCGTACCGCCTCCGAGCCCGTGAAGTCCCCGATTGTCAGTGCCGGATGCAAGACTTCCGCGGGTGAGCGAATCCCCGGCCAGCGGACCTCCTCCGCAGATTCCCCCGACGCGGCAGCCGACGGCGCGGCAGACCCCGTCGGCGCCGTACAGCGCGCAGGCACCTCAGCCATCCCGGGCCCCGCAGGCGTCCCGAGCCGCGGAAGCGCCTCGGGCGGCGCGGCCGGCGACGACGCTCCGGCAGCGGCTCGCTGA
- a CDS encoding AAA domain-containing protein — MRTVFDPGAEAARATGAILDDTLRGSARGIVVDSPPGAGKSTLVVRAALELAAAGHPLMVVAQTNAQVDDLVVRLAEKDPELPVGRLHSSDSDPYDKVLDSLDSVTKSAKAADLAGLDVVISTAAKWAHVKNVEPWGHAIVDEAYQMRSDALLAVAGLFERALFVGDPGQLDPFSIVGADQWAGLSYDPSASAVSTLLAHNPELPQHRLPVSWRLPASAAPLVSAAFYPYTPFRSGTDHGDRKLSFGVASDGSGPDRVLDEAAEAGWGLLELPARHTPRTDPEAVRAVALVVRRLLDRGGVATSERADEPVPVTADRVAVGTAHRDQAAAVRAALAELGVTGVAVDTANRLQGREFDVTVVLHPLSGRPDATAFHLETGRLCVLASRHRHACIVVCREGVADLLDEHPSTEPVQLGVTVKFPDGWEANHAVLAHLAEHRVRWKP; from the coding sequence GTGAGGACCGTCTTCGACCCGGGTGCGGAGGCGGCGCGGGCGACCGGGGCCATCCTCGACGACACCCTGCGCGGCTCCGCCCGGGGCATCGTCGTGGACTCCCCGCCCGGCGCCGGGAAGTCGACCCTGGTGGTCAGGGCGGCCCTGGAGCTGGCCGCCGCCGGGCATCCGCTGATGGTGGTCGCGCAGACCAACGCCCAGGTCGACGACCTGGTGGTGCGGCTGGCGGAGAAGGATCCGGAGCTGCCGGTGGGGCGGCTGCACAGCAGCGACTCCGACCCGTACGACAAGGTGCTGGACAGCCTCGACAGCGTCACGAAATCGGCCAAGGCGGCGGATCTGGCCGGGCTGGACGTGGTGATCTCGACGGCCGCCAAGTGGGCGCACGTGAAGAACGTGGAGCCGTGGGGGCACGCGATCGTCGACGAGGCGTACCAGATGCGCTCGGACGCGCTGCTGGCCGTGGCCGGGCTGTTCGAGCGGGCGCTCTTCGTCGGGGACCCGGGGCAGCTGGACCCGTTCTCGATCGTGGGCGCGGACCAGTGGGCGGGGCTGAGCTACGACCCGTCCGCGAGCGCCGTCTCCACGCTGCTCGCGCACAATCCGGAGCTGCCGCAGCACCGGCTACCGGTCTCCTGGCGGCTTCCGGCGTCGGCGGCGCCGCTGGTGTCGGCCGCGTTCTACCCGTACACGCCGTTCCGCAGCGGCACGGACCACGGGGACCGGAAGCTCTCGTTCGGGGTGGCCTCGGACGGCTCGGGGCCGGACCGGGTGCTGGACGAGGCGGCCGAGGCCGGGTGGGGGCTGCTGGAGCTGCCGGCCCGGCACACCCCGCGTACGGACCCCGAGGCGGTGCGGGCGGTGGCACTGGTGGTCCGGCGGTTGCTGGACCGGGGCGGCGTCGCCACCAGCGAGCGGGCGGACGAGCCCGTTCCGGTGACGGCGGACCGGGTGGCGGTCGGCACGGCCCACCGCGACCAGGCGGCGGCGGTGCGGGCGGCCCTCGCCGAGCTGGGCGTCACGGGGGTCGCGGTGGACACGGCCAACCGCCTCCAGGGCCGCGAGTTCGACGTCACGGTGGTCCTGCACCCGCTGTCCGGCCGCCCGGACGCCACCGCCTTCCACCTGGAGACGGGCCGCCTGTGCGTGCTGGCCTCGCGCCACCGCCACGCCTGCATCGTGGTGTGCCGGGAAGGGGTGGCGGACCTGCTGGACGAGCACCCGTCCACGGAGCCGGTCCAGCTCGGCGTCACGGTGAAGTTCCCCGACGGCTGGGAGGCGAACCACGCGGTGCTGGCCCACCTCGCCGAGCACCGGGTGCGGTGGAAGCCGTAG
- a CDS encoding bifunctional DNA primase/polymerase: protein MSAWLKDETTLQAGGAAPHAVDIFALLRDQTGTQAAQVTAAGAAWLAGASAYPRSTLAQWEERPASPGVLPCGSQFDVVNVPALFGRRMVEQLWAEGPGTGPVAVHRGRMLLFASPGTAQRLPSLLAWEEWGSGGGTSRTQRGEVPPLLCHGTGDAVTVPPLTCPSGGSGPRWLVAPDTRNPWLPGPDVLLWACVRVSRSAVSHGAGHSIFPRADQGANVYDVSRRR, encoded by the coding sequence ATGAGCGCTTGGCTGAAAGACGAAACGACCCTGCAGGCCGGCGGAGCCGCGCCCCACGCCGTCGACATCTTCGCCCTGCTGCGGGACCAGACCGGAACGCAGGCCGCCCAGGTGACCGCCGCCGGTGCCGCCTGGCTGGCGGGGGCCTCCGCCTACCCGCGCTCCACGCTCGCGCAGTGGGAGGAGCGCCCGGCCTCGCCCGGGGTGCTGCCCTGCGGCTCGCAGTTCGACGTCGTCAATGTGCCCGCGCTGTTCGGACGGCGGATGGTGGAGCAGCTGTGGGCCGAGGGCCCGGGCACCGGCCCGGTCGCCGTGCACCGGGGCCGGATGCTGCTCTTCGCCTCCCCCGGAACGGCCCAGCGGCTCCCCTCGCTGCTGGCCTGGGAGGAGTGGGGATCCGGCGGCGGGACCTCCCGCACACAGCGCGGCGAGGTGCCCCCGCTGCTCTGTCACGGCACCGGCGACGCGGTCACCGTACCGCCGCTGACCTGCCCCTCCGGTGGTTCCGGGCCGCGCTGGCTGGTGGCGCCCGACACCCGTAATCCATGGCTGCCGGGGCCCGATGTGCTGCTCTGGGCCTGTGTCCGGGTGAGCCGGTCGGCGGTGTCCCACGGGGCCGGACATTCGATTTTTCCTCGGGCGGATCAGGGTGCTAATGTCTACGACGTCAGCAGGCGCCGTTAG
- a CDS encoding M6 family metalloprotease domain-containing protein → MNRHRVDETVVRSHPEVDVQREPGLGGVERLTLRSLAAALTSLLALAATSLAAGPAAAAVRDATPCALPRTSAHHSLGLDSWNGAYPQPDRSLDAVMIFLSFPDSEPEVSPEVLTADHFPSTTRFFERASYGRFTLRPHPQRGWIQMPRASTWYGIERDWDAKRRTAYLRDAIAAADRDVDFSAYDIVYLVADPDAPGVDSDATKVVNFDRPLRADGTDIRRVVTVFEQHPPDRNVLAHETGHVFDLADLYHRPTDGKGDWDTYVGDWDVMGSQFGLAPDLFGWHKWKLGWLDGPQVVCVQGTADLTLEPVAAAPVPGGSIGTRLAVVRTGEDSVLAIEARGATGNDRGTCTEGILIYRIRSGTASGGGPVEVVDTHPETGACWDRSVYPPLADAPLTEGETYTVPGERTRVEVADRTPSGSWTVRITTGV, encoded by the coding sequence ATGAACCGGCACAGGGTGGACGAGACCGTAGTGCGTTCCCACCCGGAGGTCGATGTGCAGCGTGAGCCCGGACTCGGGGGAGTGGAGCGACTGACGCTGCGCAGTCTTGCGGCCGCCCTGACCTCCCTCCTCGCGCTCGCCGCCACCTCGCTCGCCGCCGGCCCCGCCGCGGCCGCCGTGCGCGACGCGACCCCGTGCGCGCTCCCCAGGACGTCGGCCCACCACTCGCTGGGCCTGGACAGCTGGAACGGGGCCTACCCGCAGCCCGACCGGAGCCTCGACGCGGTCATGATCTTCCTGTCGTTCCCGGACTCCGAGCCCGAGGTCAGCCCCGAAGTGCTGACCGCCGACCACTTCCCCTCGACCACCCGCTTCTTCGAGCGCGCCAGCTACGGCCGGTTCACCCTGCGCCCGCACCCGCAGCGGGGCTGGATCCAGATGCCGCGCGCCTCCACCTGGTACGGCATAGAGCGCGACTGGGACGCCAAGAGGCGGACCGCCTACCTGCGCGACGCGATCGCCGCCGCCGACCGGGACGTCGACTTCTCGGCGTACGACATCGTCTATCTGGTCGCCGACCCGGACGCCCCGGGCGTCGACTCCGACGCCACGAAGGTCGTGAACTTCGACCGGCCGCTGCGCGCGGACGGTACGGACATCCGGCGCGTGGTCACCGTCTTCGAGCAGCACCCGCCCGACCGCAATGTCCTCGCTCACGAGACCGGGCACGTCTTCGACCTGGCCGATCTCTACCACCGGCCCACCGACGGCAAGGGCGACTGGGACACCTACGTCGGCGACTGGGACGTCATGGGCAGCCAGTTCGGCCTGGCGCCCGACCTCTTCGGCTGGCACAAGTGGAAGCTCGGCTGGCTGGACGGGCCCCAGGTCGTCTGCGTCCAGGGCACGGCCGACCTCACCCTGGAACCGGTGGCCGCCGCCCCCGTGCCCGGCGGGTCGATCGGGACCCGGCTCGCCGTCGTACGGACCGGGGAGGACAGCGTCCTGGCGATCGAGGCGCGCGGCGCCACCGGCAACGACCGGGGGACCTGCACCGAGGGCATCCTGATCTACCGGATCCGCAGCGGAACGGCCTCCGGCGGCGGGCCGGTCGAGGTGGTGGACACCCACCCGGAGACCGGTGCGTGCTGGGACCGCTCGGTCTACCCGCCGCTCGCGGACGCCCCGCTCACGGAGGGCGAGACCTACACCGTGCCGGGCGAGCGCACCCGGGTGGAGGTCGCCGACCGTACGCCGTCCGGCTCCTGGACGGTCAGGATCACCACCGGAGTCTGA